The DNA region GGAGAAGTCGCTCATCGCGGTCATCGGCCCCTCGGGCTCCGGCAAGTCGACCCTCCTCAAGGCGCTCACCGGCTACCGGCCCGCCAACCAGGGCGACGTCCTCTACGACAACCGGAACCTGTACAAGCAGTTCGCCGAGCTGCGCCAGCGCATCGGTCTGGTCCCGCAGGACGACATCCTGCACAAGGAGCTGACCGTCAAGAAGGCGCTGAAGTACGCGGCCAAGCTCCGCTTCCCCGCCGACACCAGCGAGCAGGAGCGCGCGCAGCGCATAGACGAGGTGCTGCGCGAGCTGAAGCTGGACATCCACAAGGAGAAGAAGGTCACCTCCCTCTCCGGTGGCCAGCGCAAGCGCGTGTCGGTGGCCCTGGAGCTGCTCACCAAGCCGTCGCTGATCTTCCTGGACGAGCCGACCTCCGGCCTCGACCCGGGCATGGACCGCGACGTCATGCAGCTCCTGCGCGGGCTCGCCGACGACGGCCGCACGGTCCTCGTCGTCACGCACTCGGTGGCCGAGCTCGCCATCTGCGACAAGCTCCTGGTGATGGCGCCGGGCGGCTCGGTGGCGTACTTCGGCCCGCCCGAGGAGGCCCTGAACTTCTTCGGCTACAGCACCTGGGCCGACGTGTTCTCCGCGTTCGAGAACTACCGCGACTACGACTGGGCGGGCCGCTGGAAGGGCTCGCAGCACTACCAGATGTACGCCGCGGACATCGACGCCGTCGCCGCGCAGTCCGTACACATGCCGCCGCCGCAGGCGATCGCGCCGCCCAAGCCGCAAGGCTGGGGCTCCCAGCTGCTCACCCTGATCCGCCGCTACGTGTCCGTGATCGCGTCCGACCGGGGCTTCCTGGCGCTGATGGTGATCCTGCCCGCGGTGCTCGGCGCGGTGAGCCTGCTCATCGATCCGGACAAGGGCCTGCTGCCGGTGGTGAACCCGAAGACCGGCAAGATCATCCCGAACGGCACGGCCACCACGGTGCTGCTCATCCTCGCGGTCGGCGCCTGCTTCGCGGGCGCCGCGAACTCGGTCCGTGAGCTGATCAAGGAACGGGTGATCTACGAACGGGAGCGCGCGACCGGCCTGTCCCGGTCCGCGTACTTGATGTCCAAGGTCATCGTCCTCGGCGCGATCACCGTCCTTCAGGGCGGGCTCGTCGGCGTGATCGGCTTCTCCACCCGTGAGATCCCCAAGGAGGGCCTGGTCCTCGGCAGCCAGGTGCTGCTCGAGCTCTCCCTGCCGATCATGGCGCTCGGCTTCACCTCGATGATGTTCGGCCTGATCATCTCGGCGCTGGTGAAGACCGCCGAGAAGACCATGCCGCTGCTCGTCATGTTCGCGATCATCCAGGTCGTGTTCACCGGCTGTCTGTTCATCCTGCACGGCACGGTCGGCGTCAACCAGTTCTCGTTCCTGATGCCGTCGCGCTGGGCGGTCGCGGCCGCCGGCACCACGCTGGACTTCAACAGGATCAGCCCCAACCCGGACGACCCCGGTGCCACCGACCCGCTGTGGGACCACGACGCGAGCGCCTACATGATGGACATGGCCGCCCTGCTCGCCCTCGGCGCGTTCTGCGGCTTCCTCGTGGCCCGCTTCCTGCGCCGCCACGAGCCGGAGGTCATGCGCAAGTAGGCAGGCGCCCGGCGCGAGCCGGACGCGAAGAAGGGCGGCACCCCGTGCGGGGTGCCGCCCTTCGGCGTCTGCGAGCCTCGGCTGAAGAGGTCCGGGGGCAGGACTCAGTAGGCGCCGTTCACGTTGTCGATCGAGCCGTAGCGGTCGGCGGCGTAGTTGGCCGCGGCCGTGATGTTGGCGACCGGGTCGTAGATGTTCGTCGAGGTGCCCTCGACGTGGTACGCGTTGAACGTCGGCTGGATGACCTGGAGCAGGCCGATCGACGGGGTGCCGTTCTGGGCGTTGATGTCCCAGCCGTTCTTGGCGTTCGGGTTGCCCGTGGACTCCCGCATGATGTTGCGGTGCAGACCCTCGTACGAGCCGGGGATGCCCTTGGACTTCATGATGTCCAGGGACTGGCGGATCCAGCCGTCGAGGTTGTTGGCGTACACGGGCTTGCGGGCGGCGGAGCGGCTCGCGGCCTGCTTCACCTTGCGCTCGTCCTCGGCCTTCTTCTTCGCCGCGGCCTCGTCGGC from Streptomyces flavofungini includes:
- a CDS encoding ABC transporter ATP-binding protein/permease, which produces MPELVLELNGRTWTLDSSRPYTLGRDPQGDIALDDARVSWRHATISWGGRSWVIEDHGSTNGTFVQGQRIHQMEIGPGSAVHLGNATDGPQLILSGGAAGAAAAVSAPGGQQQAQYAPPQHGAGQPGQQEAPGWAGQQQPQHQAPQQYQAPQQQMPPQQAWQQQGQAPAQQQAPHQVPQQQGPGAGTGSGGAAGAPPVYGDRSPTTYHQFSLGRKMTIGRALENELVVSDLQVSRHHAEFTSTPDGRFELRDLGSHNGTYVNGMPIAKSSTVLIGPNDIVGVGHSTFRVVGDRLEEFVDTGDVSFSARHLTVTVDGGKQILKDVSFGVPEKSLIAVIGPSGSGKSTLLKALTGYRPANQGDVLYDNRNLYKQFAELRQRIGLVPQDDILHKELTVKKALKYAAKLRFPADTSEQERAQRIDEVLRELKLDIHKEKKVTSLSGGQRKRVSVALELLTKPSLIFLDEPTSGLDPGMDRDVMQLLRGLADDGRTVLVVTHSVAELAICDKLLVMAPGGSVAYFGPPEEALNFFGYSTWADVFSAFENYRDYDWAGRWKGSQHYQMYAADIDAVAAQSVHMPPPQAIAPPKPQGWGSQLLTLIRRYVSVIASDRGFLALMVILPAVLGAVSLLIDPDKGLLPVVNPKTGKIIPNGTATTVLLILAVGACFAGAANSVRELIKERVIYERERATGLSRSAYLMSKVIVLGAITVLQGGLVGVIGFSTREIPKEGLVLGSQVLLELSLPIMALGFTSMMFGLIISALVKTAEKTMPLLVMFAIIQVVFTGCLFILHGTVGVNQFSFLMPSRWAVAAAGTTLDFNRISPNPDDPGATDPLWDHDASAYMMDMAALLALGAFCGFLVARFLRRHEPEVMRK
- a CDS encoding transglycosylase SLT domain-containing protein, whose product is MSQPAPSGHSRSTLTKNQKFSIAGVAALGAAALAFSIVPGSSDDARAAQTEALGARSAAWAAPADAHAAVSKQQANASKRAKDAAAKAAADKKAADEAAAKKKAEDERKVKQAASRSAARKPVYANNLDGWIRQSLDIMKSKGIPGSYEGLHRNIMRESTGNPNAKNGWDINAQNGTPSIGLLQVIQPTFNAYHVEGTSTNIYDPVANITAAANYAADRYGSIDNVNGAY